One genomic region from Pyrobaculum islandicum DSM 4184 encodes:
- the sixA gene encoding phosphohistidine phosphatase SixA — protein sequence MPLLCLVQHGKAYPESVDPERSLTPEGADETRRVAAALARAGVKIAAIYHSGKKRARQTAEIFAEALKPARLEEAQGLNPNDDPAPWAQRINAIAEDTMIVGHLPHLARLAALLLGADVVEFRYSAALCLAGPPWRIRWYLTPELA from the coding sequence ATGCCCCTCCTCTGCCTAGTCCAACACGGCAAGGCCTACCCCGAGAGCGTAGACCCCGAGAGGAGCTTGACGCCCGAGGGGGCCGACGAGACGAGGAGAGTGGCCGCGGCGCTGGCGAGAGCCGGCGTGAAAATCGCCGCGATATACCACAGCGGGAAGAAGAGGGCGAGGCAGACAGCCGAGATCTTCGCAGAGGCCCTCAAGCCCGCCAGGCTGGAGGAGGCACAGGGCCTAAACCCCAACGACGACCCGGCCCCCTGGGCGCAGCGTATAAACGCCATAGCCGAAGACACAATGATAGTGGGCCACCTCCCCCACCTAGCCCGCCTCGCCGCCCTCCTCCTAGGGGCCGACGTCGTGGAATTCCGCTACTCAGCCGCCCTCTGCCTCGCCGGGCCGCCCTGGAGGATAAGATGGTATCTAACGCCGGAGCTGGCCTAG
- a CDS encoding ribbon-helix-helix domain-containing protein, which translates to MPRSKSQDKMSLISVHVPKKMLEELDELVRRGIFPNRSEAIRAALRDLLYKEVFKARAPREEEKEEELQIPFIKGR; encoded by the coding sequence ATGCCGAGGAGCAAGAGCCAGGATAAGATGTCGCTAATATCTGTACACGTGCCCAAGAAGATGTTGGAGGAACTCGACGAGTTAGTGAGACGGGGCATATTCCCCAATAGAAGCGAGGCTATAAGAGCCGCCCTCCGCGACTTGTTATACAAAGAGGTTTTTAAAGCAAGGGCGCCTAGAGAGGAGGAGAAAGAAGAAGAGCTTCAGATACCTTTTATAAAAGGCAGATAG
- the csm3 gene encoding type III-A CRISPR-associated RAMP protein Csm3 codes for MQSKIIRKLQGIVLIYAEIETLSGLLIRTPIHAQSYRVGGADIYPMVTRKKYRFNQDACNVEGSEEVELEVPYIPGSSLKGRMRSLLELAHGLPLYTTDNKIWQHVRSLSAMQLEDFLDDLENRCLIDELFGWAATSYKQVDEKIKEVKKEDIRKKFENAWKNAGITRLLFDDFFPTCETINKLGGRFVGISDFLEDKSENRIDRVTATADPRNVVRVKPGVVFYGYIRMLLFDNDRDMVKKYLQTLQAGIELIENTYLGASGSRGYGRVAFKNFNVVILKSECEVKDTKQKPSECKIKKEGEPIKTDRIDDEEKVVKAVMRVFERGSL; via the coding sequence ATGCAGAGTAAGATAATAAGGAAACTTCAGGGTATAGTGCTTATCTACGCAGAGATCGAGACGTTGAGCGGTCTTCTTATCAGAACGCCAATACACGCCCAGAGCTACAGAGTCGGCGGCGCCGACATATACCCAATGGTGACAAGGAAAAAATACAGATTTAACCAAGATGCATGTAACGTCGAGGGGAGCGAGGAGGTTGAGTTAGAGGTTCCGTACATACCTGGCTCTAGTCTCAAGGGTAGGATGAGGTCGCTACTTGAGCTTGCCCACGGGCTACCTCTCTACACGACAGATAACAAAATCTGGCAACACGTCAGGTCGCTCAGCGCAATGCAGCTAGAAGACTTTCTGGATGATCTAGAAAACCGGTGCCTAATTGACGAGCTCTTTGGATGGGCGGCGACCAGCTATAAACAGGTAGATGAAAAAATAAAAGAAGTAAAAAAAGAGGATATCCGTAAAAAATTTGAAAACGCGTGGAAAAACGCCGGCATTACACGTCTTCTTTTCGACGACTTCTTCCCAACGTGTGAAACGATTAATAAGCTGGGGGGCAGGTTCGTAGGAATTTCTGACTTCTTAGAGGACAAATCCGAGAATAGGATTGATAGAGTGACAGCTACGGCTGACCCGCGGAACGTTGTCAGAGTTAAGCCTGGCGTAGTTTTCTATGGGTACATCAGGATGTTGCTGTTCGACAACGACAGAGACATGGTCAAAAAGTATCTCCAGACACTGCAAGCCGGCATAGAATTGATTGAAAACACGTATCTAGGCGCCTCGGGAAGCCGCGGATACGGCCGTGTTGCCTTCAAAAACTTTAATGTTGTGATACTAAAAAGTGAGTGCGAGGTAAAGGATACGAAACAAAAACCAAGTGAGTGCAAGATAAAAAAGGAGGGGGAGCCTATTAAGACGGATCGTATCGACGATGAAGAAAAAGTAGTTAAAGCTGTTATGCGCGTCTTTGAGCGAGGTAGTTTATGA
- a CDS encoding peptidase dimerization domain-containing protein — protein MEEVRLYARRAALEEAPLNPEDFWKCVGDAAELFSERDGEYCLDIGGEVRALSLCLYTAALLAVRLWNTKIEAVYTTAEHAERIVQIDLPILYVNLLTRSNANARRRILIEELNKRLETPSELSTAIKNSAEVYMRMTKAHEIGSGVIRGGSKINVVLDYAEPELDMRVPPGTSPTKIIEHLRRGLERLATVDVIDISEPNYTSPQEKIVRAVHEGIC, from the coding sequence GTGGAGGAAGTGCGGCTCTACGCGAGGAGGGCGGCGCTGGAGGAGGCCCCCCTAAACCCCGAAGACTTCTGGAAGTGCGTCGGCGACGCCGCCGAGCTGTTCAGCGAAAGAGACGGCGAGTACTGCCTCGACATAGGCGGAGAGGTAAGAGCGCTCTCCCTCTGCCTCTACACCGCCGCGCTACTGGCAGTCAGGCTGTGGAACACCAAAATAGAGGCAGTCTACACCACGGCAGAACACGCCGAGAGGATAGTCCAGATAGACCTGCCAATACTCTACGTCAACCTACTCACACGCTCCAACGCAAACGCCAGAAGAAGAATCCTAATCGAGGAGTTAAACAAGAGGTTGGAAACCCCAAGCGAGCTATCCACGGCCATTAAGAACTCAGCCGAGGTGTACATGAGGATGACTAAAGCCCACGAAATCGGCTCAGGTGTCATAAGAGGAGGCTCTAAGATAAACGTAGTACTTGACTACGCGGAGCCAGAGCTTGACATGAGAGTTCCACCAGGCACATCACCGACGAAAATCATCGAGCACCTCAGAAGGGGGCTTGAGAGGCTCGCCACAGTCGACGTAATAGACATCAGCGAGCCAAACTATACAAGCCCCCAGGAAAAAATTGTGAGAGCCGTTCACGAGGGGATTTGCTAA
- a CDS encoding HD domain-containing protein, which produces MVINDLEKCVEREDFGEFKLEETCLYQVLRNSKKSYYADVLKSVFDEVADALNSISRYFPNYTRHDTSHCLHVIRNYGLLLTLDGLRRLSEEELLILGLSAILHDIGMLPQSEEEVETLTKGGAEGRRVREEIRKKHHIRSARAILGLASVYWQSGSSAGASELNIGKVLDDALNRLDTSTARYVKYLTAFVSAKHRESGDKLFESIDSDRIELSEDPDLQKKLMEALPRMSGGEISWATGKARPWLLALLLALADEFDIRNTRSFIAIEDMGLESLVQAYIGYLLSNESDKQSPIHHILNQSLNKPRREETTIRIAGSLSAESSGVEIEDVLRLMQRVAEKIDNTLNVVMHGLHYKGSSIKEVLRSLPARLVINIDVTVGDKIYRLSSDMRIEADPHLFKELLSKYLYGSDVMYVLRELVSNGIDACKGRFWEFWWRSGRLPEPREYEPKLWIRLYEEGDHYVLEVGDNGSGMDEFEIRNYLLKAGASMYRDRLGEIKPISMHGIGFLSVWMVADKVVVETTPVNGELSYVVELISPSAPALITHKPRQGSEPGTKVKAYISRDKREIVNEIDRILRWVAESGLWPIGIAHTYIPKPPNHEYDSNHYVRIYVKPLGQSEEKEISKEKLTPEIIGRFDEVNEGIKLPAYLVKAAREEMPIELLLMKLMKMKLYHIAPSFRGLIMFETPIKGLRFEPEVFIDFIELPQKWSLDLKKTKITWREDKPKLYQTIARAIDAFLTGCEGRKEICGENYHVILDSELLHEWYVVGRKSYEEFFSNIIKSDLTKCNKIKILYKNLYV; this is translated from the coding sequence ATGGTCATCAACGACTTGGAGAAGTGCGTTGAGAGGGAGGACTTTGGCGAGTTTAAGCTTGAGGAGACGTGTTTGTACCAGGTCTTGAGAAATAGTAAAAAGAGCTACTACGCCGATGTGCTTAAGAGCGTTTTCGACGAGGTTGCCGATGCCCTCAACTCAATCAGTAGGTACTTCCCCAACTACACCAGGCACGACACATCGCACTGTCTCCACGTGATTAGGAATTATGGGCTACTTCTCACGCTCGATGGGCTTAGGAGGTTGAGCGAGGAGGAGCTCCTCATCCTCGGGCTTTCGGCAATCCTACACGACATCGGGATGCTACCACAGAGCGAGGAGGAAGTAGAAACACTCACCAAAGGTGGTGCTGAGGGGAGGAGGGTTAGGGAGGAGATTAGGAAAAAACACCACATTAGATCAGCGAGGGCTATACTGGGCTTGGCGAGCGTGTACTGGCAAAGCGGCTCAAGCGCAGGAGCGAGTGAGCTGAACATCGGCAAAGTGCTTGATGATGCGTTGAATAGGTTAGACACATCCACAGCTCGCTACGTTAAGTACTTAACAGCCTTCGTCTCGGCTAAGCATAGGGAGAGCGGGGATAAGCTCTTTGAGAGCATTGACTCAGACAGAATCGAGCTGAGCGAAGATCCGGATTTACAAAAGAAGCTAATGGAAGCCCTTCCTAGGATGAGCGGTGGTGAGATTTCATGGGCCACAGGCAAAGCCAGGCCCTGGCTCCTAGCCCTATTACTGGCTTTGGCCGATGAGTTCGACATTCGCAACACAAGGAGCTTTATAGCAATCGAGGACATGGGGCTTGAGTCCCTCGTACAAGCCTACATTGGATACTTACTAAGCAATGAGAGCGATAAGCAATCACCAATCCATCACATACTCAATCAATCACTCAACAAACCACGCCGTGAGGAAACCACCATTAGAATCGCCGGTTCATTAAGCGCGGAGAGCAGCGGAGTCGAAATCGAGGATGTTCTACGCTTAATGCAGAGAGTCGCCGAGAAAATCGACAACACACTAAACGTGGTGATGCACGGCCTGCATTATAAAGGCTCAAGCATTAAGGAGGTGCTCAGGAGCTTACCAGCTAGGCTTGTAATAAACATAGACGTTACGGTTGGAGATAAAATCTATAGATTATCATCAGACATGAGGATTGAGGCTGATCCGCACCTCTTTAAAGAGCTCCTCTCCAAGTACCTCTATGGTAGTGATGTTATGTATGTGCTTAGGGAGCTTGTGAGCAATGGTATCGATGCTTGTAAGGGGAGGTTTTGGGAGTTTTGGTGGAGGAGTGGTAGGCTGCCTGAGCCTCGTGAGTACGAGCCCAAGCTCTGGATTAGGCTTTACGAGGAGGGTGATCACTACGTGCTTGAGGTTGGCGACAATGGCTCTGGCATGGATGAGTTCGAGATAAGGAACTACCTGCTCAAGGCTGGCGCGAGCATGTACAGGGATAGGCTTGGCGAGATAAAGCCAATCTCGATGCACGGCATAGGCTTCCTATCAGTCTGGATGGTGGCCGACAAGGTCGTTGTCGAGACAACACCGGTGAATGGAGAGCTTAGCTACGTCGTAGAGCTCATAAGCCCATCAGCACCAGCACTAATAACGCACAAACCAAGGCAAGGCAGCGAGCCAGGCACAAAAGTCAAAGCCTACATAAGCAGGGACAAGAGAGAAATCGTAAACGAGATAGACCGAATACTCAGGTGGGTGGCTGAGAGTGGTCTATGGCCTATCGGCATAGCCCACACATACATACCAAAACCACCAAACCACGAATACGACAGCAACCACTACGTGAGGATTTACGTAAAGCCACTAGGCCAAAGCGAGGAAAAGGAGATTAGCAAGGAAAAACTTACGCCAGAGATAATTGGGCGCTTTGATGAAGTCAATGAGGGAATAAAGCTACCAGCATACTTAGTTAAGGCGGCGAGAGAAGAAATGCCTATTGAATTATTATTGATGAAATTGATGAAGATGAAATTATATCATATAGCGCCATCATTTCGCGGATTAATCATGTTTGAGACACCTATTAAAGGCCTGCGTTTTGAGCCGGAGGTTTTTATCGATTTTATCGAGCTACCCCAAAAGTGGTCTTTAGATCTAAAGAAGACCAAAATAACGTGGCGAGAAGACAAGCCCAAGCTCTATCAAACCATAGCTAGAGCTATCGATGCATTCCTCACCGGATGTGAGGGGCGTAAAGAAATATGCGGTGAGAATTATCACGTAATTCTTGATAGCGAGCTCCTACATGAGTGGTACGTAGTCGGTAGAAAGAGCTATGAGGAGTTCTTCAGCAACATCATTAAAAGTGATTTAACAAAGTGTAATAAAATAAAAATCTTATATAAAAATCTTTATGTTTAA
- a CDS encoding phenylalanine--tRNA ligase subunit alpha produces the protein MFVLPIIYEILKRAQDWRLLDDIARELGTPPESLMRYIEEGRARGVLYVDRRVVESFILTEEGQRRVAEGLPEYRLLKSAVCEGGRCVIDLSQPEVEIALANLAKIGIRPKGRVLEIDEETYKKALAIVEERQRFLTALDSAPREILQEFLRRKLVKRVEKTQIFIKAAVPIDAVRPAEVKTALTSEDITSGRWRDYILKPFDLSIEPPEYPAPVPHFFNEFLNYVREVMVGLGFEEVRGPILEVEFWNFDALFQAQDHPAREIHDTFYVEWDGPVEQPPAELMEAVKKVHEEKWQYKWDPKKALNLVLRTQTTATTIRALAERGDGEYKVFTIGRVFRPEKLDPKHSMEFHQLDGIVVGPGLTFKHLLGQLEQIAKALGMDRVKFRPAYFPFTSPSVEVYAEHPKLGWVEFGGAGIFRPEVTEPLGVRKSRVLAWGWGLDRIAMIILGIDDIRELFTKDLEKLQEYYSRWVKYRRNIGSRGIRYTI, from the coding sequence ATGTTTGTCCTCCCTATAATATACGAGATTTTAAAAAGGGCGCAAGACTGGCGACTTTTAGACGATATAGCACGCGAGCTTGGGACGCCGCCAGAGAGTTTGATGAGGTATATAGAGGAGGGGAGGGCGCGAGGCGTTTTGTATGTAGATAGGAGAGTCGTAGAGAGTTTTATACTGACGGAAGAGGGGCAGCGGCGTGTTGCAGAGGGGCTTCCGGAGTATAGACTGTTGAAGAGCGCAGTTTGCGAAGGCGGGAGGTGTGTAATAGACCTTTCGCAGCCTGAGGTAGAGATAGCACTTGCAAATCTTGCGAAAATAGGCATAAGGCCGAAGGGCCGCGTCTTAGAAATAGACGAAGAGACATATAAGAAGGCGCTTGCGATAGTAGAGGAGAGACAGAGGTTTTTAACAGCTCTAGACTCTGCGCCACGTGAAATTCTACAAGAGTTCCTCAGGCGGAAGCTTGTAAAACGGGTTGAAAAAACACAGATATTTATCAAAGCGGCCGTGCCTATAGACGCCGTACGGCCTGCAGAAGTAAAAACAGCTCTCACAAGTGAAGATATCACAAGCGGCAGATGGCGCGACTATATTCTAAAACCCTTCGACCTCTCCATAGAGCCCCCGGAGTATCCAGCCCCAGTCCCCCACTTTTTCAACGAGTTTCTAAACTACGTGAGAGAGGTCATGGTGGGGCTTGGCTTTGAAGAGGTAAGGGGGCCCATACTAGAGGTGGAGTTTTGGAACTTCGACGCGTTATTCCAAGCCCAAGACCACCCGGCCAGAGAAATACACGACACTTTCTACGTAGAGTGGGACGGCCCCGTGGAGCAACCGCCCGCCGAACTCATGGAGGCTGTGAAAAAAGTACATGAAGAAAAGTGGCAATACAAATGGGACCCCAAAAAAGCCCTAAACCTAGTCCTAAGGACACAGACCACCGCCACTACGATAAGGGCGCTGGCAGAGAGAGGCGACGGGGAGTACAAGGTCTTTACAATAGGCAGAGTCTTCCGCCCAGAGAAGCTGGACCCCAAACACAGCATGGAGTTCCACCAATTAGACGGCATAGTGGTGGGGCCGGGCCTAACCTTTAAACACCTCCTGGGCCAGCTGGAGCAGATAGCCAAAGCCCTGGGCATGGACAGAGTCAAGTTCAGGCCGGCCTACTTCCCCTTCACCTCCCCCTCGGTGGAGGTATACGCAGAGCATCCCAAGCTGGGCTGGGTAGAGTTCGGCGGAGCCGGCATATTTAGGCCCGAGGTCACTGAGCCCCTCGGCGTGAGGAAGAGCAGAGTGCTGGCCTGGGGCTGGGGACTAGATAGAATAGCTATGATAATCCTCGGCATAGACGACATCAGAGAGCTATTTACAAAAGACCTAGAGAAGCTACAGGAGTACTACAGCCGTTGGGTTAAATACAGAAGAAACATCGGCAGTAGAGGCATACGGTATACAATATGA
- the csm5 gene encoding type III-A CRISPR-associated RAMP protein Csm5 yields MEIKLSPLTPVHVWSGDVLVVGYDIVVKDGDACIVDVNQLPTEVIEKVADDLAPLDRYADKVKCSRVLKLRSDLSSKLVYDISPWYVPASTLKGYIRTALLYKWLGERQDAMRLIEQAVKQDRRPIGSLLEDRLMRMRSPRVDVMQSLRIWETKAKAETAIVDIHVKRLPSLSSVAKVSAVALVGGELRYGIELTPFRPKVRGQTEELANAIKLLEKLPHLGVDHIREALRQFGCRLLENEIEQAKRHKKLAPYVEALEKWRSKYCKADEACVIARMGRMTGIYSKTVISIIREKMPDVYEMLLEKHFHKRHDFNTLKLVEIDGRQLGVGWCEICLT; encoded by the coding sequence ATGGAGATTAAGCTCTCTCCCCTGACGCCTGTCCATGTGTGGAGCGGAGATGTGTTGGTGGTGGGATACGACATAGTGGTGAAGGATGGCGATGCGTGTATAGTAGACGTAAACCAACTGCCCACCGAGGTTATCGAGAAAGTGGCAGATGACCTAGCTCCGTTGGATAGATACGCGGACAAGGTGAAATGTAGCCGTGTCTTGAAGCTCCGCTCGGATTTGTCGAGCAAATTAGTTTACGACATCAGCCCGTGGTACGTCCCCGCCTCCACGCTGAAGGGCTACATCCGCACCGCCCTCTTGTACAAATGGCTAGGCGAGCGGCAAGACGCTATGAGGCTCATAGAACAGGCGGTGAAACAAGACCGGAGGCCGATCGGGTCGCTACTTGAGGATAGGCTTATGAGGATGCGAAGCCCAAGAGTTGATGTAATGCAAAGCTTGAGGATTTGGGAGACTAAAGCCAAGGCGGAGACCGCGATAGTAGATATCCACGTGAAAAGGTTGCCCTCCCTTTCCTCTGTGGCAAAGGTGTCGGCGGTTGCCTTAGTGGGGGGCGAGCTGAGATACGGCATAGAGTTGACGCCCTTTAGACCTAAAGTCAGAGGCCAAACGGAAGAGCTTGCCAACGCAATCAAGCTGTTGGAAAAGTTGCCTCATCTCGGCGTAGACCACATCCGAGAGGCGCTTAGGCAGTTCGGCTGTAGGTTGCTGGAAAACGAAATAGAGCAGGCTAAGAGACATAAGAAATTGGCCCCCTATGTTGAGGCGCTGGAGAAGTGGAGGAGTAAATACTGCAAAGCAGACGAGGCGTGTGTAATCGCGAGGATGGGGCGGATGACCGGAATATACTCTAAGACGGTTATATCAATCATAAGGGAGAAGATGCCGGATGTCTACGAGATGCTGTTGGAGAAACATTTTCACAAGAGGCATGACTTTAATACCCTAAAGCTTGTGGAAATAGATGGAAGACAGTTGGGAGTTGGCTGGTGTGAAATATGCCTGACCTAA
- a CDS encoding nicotinamide-nucleotide adenylyltransferase, with protein MRALFPGRFQPPHWGHIYAIREILKEVDEVVITVGSAQFNYIAKDPFTAGERIWMLREALREAGVDLSRVCTIPIPNVENNLEWLGRVKSYAPPFQVVYTGNPYVALLFREAGYEVRQQPMYQRERYSSTRVRELIIRGDPQWEELVPKSVAQIIKAIGGVERLRVAATGEAEPHKW; from the coding sequence ATGAGAGCCCTCTTTCCCGGCCGCTTCCAGCCGCCGCACTGGGGCCACATATATGCCATAAGAGAGATATTGAAAGAGGTAGACGAGGTAGTTATAACAGTGGGCTCGGCCCAGTTTAACTACATAGCAAAAGACCCCTTCACAGCCGGCGAGAGGATATGGATGCTCAGAGAGGCCCTCAGAGAGGCCGGCGTAGACCTATCCCGCGTCTGTACAATCCCCATACCAAACGTCGAAAACAACCTCGAGTGGCTGGGGAGGGTGAAATCATACGCGCCCCCCTTCCAAGTGGTGTACACCGGAAATCCATACGTCGCACTCCTCTTCAGAGAGGCGGGGTACGAGGTGAGACAACAGCCCATGTACCAGAGGGAGAGGTACAGCTCCACCAGAGTGAGAGAGCTTATCATAAGGGGGGACCCCCAGTGGGAGGAGCTCGTCCCCAAGTCAGTAGCCCAGATAATAAAGGCCATAGGCGGCGTCGAGAGACTGAGAGTTGCGGCAACCGGCGAGGCGGAGCCACACAAGTGGTGA
- a CDS encoding ParA family protein, translating to MHTLSFISASGGVGKTTFAILTAGALAARGKRVLLIDLDSSATATLWTVKNVEENCDIKTLMKELLDYRLGRTRNIRDVKQCLHKHKVRGLDAVFYILPGGNLNDLTMEIFSTPKWEILLDELIAPIKEDFDYIIVDSPNWLYPHFPMVVMFTPFYIALTRPGGPEREKTALLLDRIFAMLKRHFSIPEPEKYVAVLLNQIRTTKVADIEREWNTLYKTLAERYPGITVIRNDKADYYYGEVQTPFYGFKLRNDLGAEEYQKSGHPLKSNNKAIKAQFTAYMESLTEFIKANAPYQVE from the coding sequence ATGCACACGTTAAGTTTTATCTCTGCCTCAGGAGGCGTTGGAAAAACAACCTTTGCCATATTAACAGCCGGCGCTCTAGCGGCGCGGGGGAAGAGAGTGCTTCTAATAGACCTAGACTCTTCAGCCACAGCAACTCTCTGGACAGTCAAAAACGTAGAGGAGAACTGCGACATCAAGACGTTGATGAAAGAACTCCTAGACTATAGACTCGGGAGGACGCGCAACATAAGAGACGTCAAACAGTGTCTACATAAACATAAAGTGAGGGGGCTAGACGCCGTGTTTTACATACTGCCAGGCGGAAATCTCAACGATTTAACAATGGAGATATTTTCGACGCCCAAGTGGGAAATATTACTCGACGAGTTAATAGCTCCGATAAAAGAGGACTTCGACTACATAATCGTAGACTCCCCCAACTGGCTGTATCCGCACTTCCCCATGGTCGTGATGTTCACCCCCTTCTACATAGCCCTCACGAGGCCCGGAGGGCCCGAGAGGGAGAAGACAGCCCTACTCCTAGACAGGATATTCGCCATGCTCAAACGCCACTTCTCCATCCCAGAGCCAGAGAAATACGTCGCCGTGCTCCTAAACCAGATAAGGACAACCAAAGTAGCAGACATAGAACGGGAGTGGAACACCCTCTACAAGACCCTCGCCGAGAGGTACCCGGGCATCACAGTAATACGCAACGACAAAGCCGACTACTACTACGGGGAAGTCCAAACCCCCTTCTACGGCTTTAAGCTCAGAAACGACCTAGGCGCCGAGGAGTACCAAAAGAGCGGACACCCCCTGAAAAGTAACAACAAGGCGATAAAGGCCCAGTTCACGGCGTATATGGAGAGCCTAACGGAGTTCATAAAAGCCAACGCGCCCTACCAAGTGGAATAA
- a CDS encoding AAA family ATPase, producing MDQFFDRERELEWLEGLYRRPEAQLVVVYGRRRIGKTELLRRFAAGKRAVYFYCERTSVRENLARLRDALAAGLGASYLRGAAFEGGAF from the coding sequence GTGGATCAATTTTTTGATCGGGAGAGGGAGCTGGAGTGGCTTGAGGGGCTGTACCGTAGGCCGGAGGCTCAGCTGGTTGTTGTATATGGGAGGCGGAGGATTGGGAAGACTGAGCTTTTGAGGCGGTTTGCGGCTGGGAAGAGGGCGGTGTATTTCTACTGCGAAAGGACGTCTGTGCGGGAGAACTTGGCTAGGCTGAGGGATGCCTTGGCGGCGGGGCTGGGGGCGTCTTATCTGCGGGGGGCGGCTTTTGAGGGGGGCGCTTTTTAG
- a CDS encoding methyltransferase gives MLRAEIARAALRILHAASPAAVYRFRDMALYIPRGVFNPVFAVSTALAISHIDARGRVADLGTGSGAIAIALAKSPQVETVCAYDISPLALATARVNAEINRVAHKVAICPTRKALLAAAPYDVVTANPPYLPLDPRDEKDKNWCAGRHLEAIREITAQATHILKPGGTLYITASTLTDMKQAAKILAQHGLTPKIKACTTTPLDHICLIEAHKTPQLRHALPKP, from the coding sequence GTGCTACGCGCAGAGATAGCCAGAGCCGCCCTCCGTATTTTACACGCCGCATCGCCAGCCGCGGTGTATAGATTTAGAGACATGGCGCTCTACATCCCACGCGGCGTCTTCAACCCCGTCTTCGCCGTATCAACAGCCCTCGCCATAAGCCACATAGACGCCAGAGGCAGAGTAGCCGACTTAGGCACAGGCTCAGGCGCCATAGCCATAGCCCTAGCCAAAAGCCCCCAGGTAGAGACAGTGTGCGCCTACGACATAAGCCCCCTAGCCCTCGCCACGGCAAGAGTCAACGCAGAGATAAACAGAGTGGCGCACAAAGTCGCAATCTGCCCAACAAGAAAAGCCCTACTAGCCGCGGCCCCCTACGACGTAGTTACGGCAAACCCACCCTACCTCCCCCTAGACCCAAGAGACGAAAAAGACAAAAACTGGTGCGCCGGCCGCCACCTAGAGGCCATAAGAGAAATCACAGCCCAAGCAACCCACATACTCAAGCCAGGGGGAACACTCTACATCACAGCCTCAACACTCACCGACATGAAGCAGGCCGCCAAAATACTAGCCCAACACGGCCTCACCCCAAAGATAAAAGCCTGCACAACAACCCCCCTAGACCACATATGCCTCATAGAGGCGCACAAGACCCCACAACTGAGACACGCCCTGCCTAAGCCCTAG